The Argiope bruennichi chromosome 5, qqArgBrue1.1, whole genome shotgun sequence genome segment tcaaaactttattaaatatatttgtatctaaAATCCTTTCAGATGCCGACACATATAATTTTGgttgttattttatcaaaaattactgTAACCGAACAGAGCAGTGGGCAGCATGTTATTGCATTGATGCCAAAATCAATACCAATATGACTGTGGAAAGATGGCACAAAGACTTAAAATACAATAGTGATCTGCAAGGAAAATGTGGAGGACGATTGGACAAAGCTATACACagcttattgaaaaatttaaggcTAAAGGTATTAAATAGATTGACTTCTATTCAAAgaggaaaactaaaaaaaaaaatgtgtgtaattagaaaaatgcataaaattgctGATAAACTGAAAGAACATTTCCAAACATTTATTCAGTcagaaaatatttggataatcACATCATTGTCTGAAGTGGGAGAAACctacaaaattacaataaaaaatcttGATTCAGAACATAATTGCAATTTGGCTTGCAACATCTGTAATATATGTCTGCATAAAATTACATGCACATGCCCAAATTATACTATCAAATACAACATGTGTAAACATATTCATGCATTTTGCTTAAAAGAAAGGCCTTTTTCTAATCTGCAACAAAATGGAATTTCTAATTCTCCCAGTACTGAAAAGGGAATTAAAGAAAAGCCTCAACATGAAacactagaaaatttaaaatccagtGCAACATCTTTAATAATGAGCTTTATACCCGAAATTCAGGAATATTCTGAAGAACAGTGTAAAGAACTCATTAAAGATTTgtcaatattaaaacataaatgcaAAGCCATTAAAGCTGCAGAAAATTCTCAAAAAAGCCTTCCCCCGGTGGCTTCTACTTgtagcaatttgaaaaaaattacacccCAAAGAACATtccctttgaaaaagaaaaaacttgtAAAGAAATTGCAAGCAAACTACAAGCAAGCTGATactttaagtaatataattttgtcAAAATCTGAGACATATGAGGTACCAAGAGCTAATACAGCCTCAGATCacgcatattttaaaaatttgtaatgatttGCCTTCTAAGTCAAaaagaaaagttgatttttaaatattatattaagggttattgtatattttttattcacaatttattGTGTATACTTGTAGTTTCTAAAATTGCATTGCGAACACGGCTTCAAGGTTTCTCAATTTTAATGTATGTACTTCTAGCTTCTGTTCCTTGAACGCTGATTCaagcttttgtaatttaatatgtatatttctaGTTTTTGCATGAAAATCTGATTTTAAGGCTGTAAACTTTCAAGTTTGAAGTCAAggtaaattatatatgtttactATCTGACTTTCTTTTTATCctgatgtaaataaattgttatctGTATCATTGCTTGAATGTTTCTAttatgctaaatatttaattcgaatttctaAGTAGCAGATGCTTTTGGCTATATTATGTGCTGTGCCTTTTATTTTCATCAGTATGTATATAAATCATTTCACaagcattcttatttttttctgtgtagtTGCTTGTATAAAGTagcaaattttgatgaaaaagactTCAGAGTTTCTCACTTTTAATGTACATACTTCTAGCTTCTGTTCCTTGAACATTGATTCAAGCTTTTGTAATTTAACATGTATATTTCTAGTTTTTGCATGAAAATCTATTTTCAGGCTGTAAACTTTCAAGTTTGAAGTCAAgggtaaaatatatatgtttactaTCTGACTTTCTTTTTATCctgatgtaaataaattgttatctGTATCATTGCTTGAATGTTTCTAttatgctaaatatttaattcgaatttctaAGTAGCAGATGCTTTTGGCTATATTATGTGCTGTGCCTTTTATTTTCATCAGTATGtatataaatcatttcataaGCATTCTTAGTTTTTTCTGTGTAGTTGCTTTgtataaagtagaaaattttgatgaaaaagtttTCTAAGTAAAAGACTTTCTGAGTTTATTCACTAATGCGTGGTTTTTTTACTAGAAGAATTGATTGTCAGATGCTAGAGTTTTAAACATgttgaacaaaaaaagaaatttacaagcatatttaattttattcaatggtcaaagaacaaattaattttatttatttttgcaataattgttattacagaaaatttgttGTGCCTATTTTAAggcttcagaaataatttaaaattgtaaaaaagaaatattacaggtttttaatattttacattttgtcgcattcataatattattaaaatattttacttttttccagtgtcttatatttgttttataatgtgcacatatttcaataaaaactgtaCATAATTACAAGACAGACAAAAGTATATGCCAAAAAAACACAAAGATACTTCATTTTTGTGGCCAAGAtacttaaaagtattaaatttttacagtaCTATTTTCATAGTAAGttctcaaaaattgaaattaaataatattctttccgatttcattaattgttaataatttgggaatcctttttaatatattaatggttCGTTACTGCTGCTATTCTTTACTAAACTCATTTTCTCAAAGTATGACAGCATCTATTTTAAAAGTAGTCTAGCATTTTAAGTTAAaacatataaacttaaaataaataacttataaaaaaatttattataaacttttcgATATGGAGACAAAAATTATCCACATTTTCAGTTATATGCACTAAAAATTTCAGCTAAGCCAAAATTAATTGATGATTTGGTTGACATGGGTGATAAATCTAAAGCCTATTATTTTGCTGGGCCAGAATTTTTTTCAGTAccatatttttcatttgtcataaatttcatataaaataccattattatttaatcagtTCAATAATACAGTATACTCATTCCCGTTCACAACCAagtcttttgtttgtttttctcgtattttttttctttctgacgTCTTAATGACGTGCGATTTTTTCGTGAATTTCATTGGCTCGGATCAAGGATCATTTTCATCCATTTGCTATCTCTAAGGTCTAGTTTTGTGCGGTACAATATCCTTATCACATCACGTGATGATATTAGATCAAATAtccatttcagaaagaaaaaaaaaatgtgaagtcaataaaaacttttataaaaaatataaaataagtagatCATGAATGATTAGAAGTTTGTAAACAAAAGAAAC includes the following:
- the LOC129968922 gene encoding uncharacterized protein LOC129968922 produces the protein MTVERWHKDLKYNSDLQGKCGGRLDKAIHSLLKNLRLKVLNRLTSIQRGKLKKKMCVIRKMHKIADKLKEHFQTFIQSENIWIITSLSEVGETYKITIKNLDSEHNCNLACNICNICLHKITCTCPNYTIKYNMCKHIHAFCLKERPFSNLQQNGISNSPSTEKGIKEKPQHETLENLKSSATSLIMSFIPEIQEYSEEQCKELIKDLSILKHKCKAIKAAENSQKSLPPVASTCSNLKKITPQRTFPLKKKKLVKKLQANYKQADTLSNIILSKSETYEVPRANTASDHAYFKNL